Genomic window (Ananas comosus cultivar F153 linkage group 1, ASM154086v1, whole genome shotgun sequence):
TCACAGAAAGCTGAAATCAATGTATTAAATGTATTCACATTTGGAGATATCCCACTTCCGCACATCTCCTCAAATATATTATTGGCATCTCGTAACCATCCAGCTCTACCGAGTATATAGATTAAAGAGTTGTAGAACGAAGTGTCTGGAATACAACCATCCTTCttcattttatcaaaaatttcgaGAGCTTCTTGGGTTTTCTTTGCCTTCCCCAATGAATGCATTACAATAGTGTAAGTAACAACATTTGGATTACAACCTTGGGCATGCATCTCATCAAGAACTGCATCGACCATTGTGAAATTCTTGTCCAAGCAATATGCTTCAATTAGACTAGTGTAAGTTATAACACACGGATAAAAACCAAATTGTCGCATTTCCTTCATAGTTTCTCGAGCCTCTTCTAGCTTTTGAGCTTTGCACCACCCATGGACCAAAGTATTAAAACTACTGGCGTCGGGTGGTATCTCACTCCTTAGCTCCAGAAAGGCATCTCTTGCACGCCTCACACTCCTCTCCTTACACAGGGTATCCAATAGCACATTCATGGCTTGGGTATCTTTCTCAACTCCGAAATGCTCGAAGCCGTTAAACGCATTTATCGCCTCACTCCACCTTCCGGCGCCGGCAAGTCTTCTCATGACCTTTGTCATAGTTGCTAGAGACACTAAACCCCCGAGTCGAACCATCTCCTCGATCAATCCCCACATAGTATCAAATTGCTTAAATTTACCTAAAATGTCGACCATCACGTCGTAAGTATCAGCCGAGTGCATATAGTAATTTCTCTGGGTACCAGCCCACATGAAGAAACCAAAAGCAGGAACCCAATCATTATTAAACCTCTGCAATATCTTATCAACCAAGGGCTTAGAGATCCTGATAGAGCACCCATCATCGATAGCTATAAGCACTGCCTCAGGAGACGagaaattagagtttaaaatgcGACTAATTTGCTCAACATCCACCTCAAAATCGGTGATATCACGAGAAACAGCCCTAAAAGAAACCTTCAAAGAGTTGGGGGGTTTCGAACTGTTAATGCTATAGTCTGAGAATTTGACTTCGGGTGGGAGAACAAACTCATCATCTGAACCGACATAAGACGGATCATCCTCTGGGTACATAAACCAATCGGGGAGCTCCAGCGATTCCTGTGATTCGACTAGATTACAGAATCCACTTGAAATGCTGGAAAGGGCCCCATTTTTTCGACTTCTTGATGCCAAAAACAGCGGCGCCGCTGCAAGGATGCTTCGGCAACCTCTCATGCTTCCAAAACCCAGATGCCAATAATTGCAGCAAATTTGTATATTTGACAACCAAATCAACGAAATTAAACAGTATACGTGGTCGAATTTTGCAAGATGCATGTAACAACCCTGAAGAATAAATGGTAGAAGTAGTAGTTAACAGAGGGAGTTAGCAAAAATGTCAACTTTACACAGTAGAGCAGAGATAAGCGGCTGCAGCAGTTGAAGAAGGGCGAGCTTGGCGGAACGATTCGACGAGGGTTGTTCGGGTGGAACTCCGGCGGAATAACGGGGCTAGGGCATCCTCGGAGCGGAGAGAGCGGAGGAAGGATCGAGGGGGTAGGAAGGCTCCAACAGAATCTACGTATTCCGGGAAGAAGGAAGTACTCAAGCCCCTGCGGGTCGAAGCTTCAGGATCTCGGAGCTGAGGCAAAAGGCGGACCCACTACCCGTCCCTTGGCGGAGCGGACGGGAGGGCGACCCGACATCCACCGCCCGACCGCAGAGCCGCGGGTAGGATGGTCGAATCTTCGGAGCGGAGCCAAAAGGCGGACCCGCTACCCGTCCCTGGCGGAGCGGACAGGAGGGGCGACCCGACATCCGCAGCCCGACCGcaatcactctctctctccgggCCTGTCAACCCATCCGAGGCCCATAACCCGTTCGCATATCGACCCACC
Coding sequences:
- the LOC109720117 gene encoding pentatricopeptide repeat-containing protein At3g22670, mitochondrial-like; this encodes MHLAKFDHVYCLISLIWLSNIQICCNYWHLGFGSMRGCRSILAAAPLFLASRSRKNGALSSISSGFCNLVESQESLELPDWFMYPEDDPSYVGSDDEFVLPPEVKFSDYSINSSKPPNSLKVSFRAVSRDITDFEVDVEQISRILNSNFSSPEAVLIAIDDGCSIRISKPLVDKILQRFNNDWVPAFGFFMWAGTQRNYYMHSADTYDVMVDILGKFKQFDTMWGLIEEMVRLGGLVSLATMTKVMRRLAGAGRWSEAINAFNGFEHFGVEKDTQAMNVLLDTLCKERSVRRARDAFLELRSEIPPDASSFNTLVHGWCKAQKLEEARETMKEMRQFGFYPCVITYTSLIEAYCLDKNFTMVDAVLDEMHAQGCNPNVVTYTIVMHSLGKAKKTQEALEIFDKMKKDGCIPDTSFYNSLIYILGRAGWLRDANNIFEEMCGSGISPNVNTFNTLISAFCDHSQEENALKLLVKMEETSCKPDVKTYTPLLKLCCKRQWVKILYFLLGHMLRKDISPDFSTYTLLVNGLCRNGKLERSCLFFEQMVLRGLIPNDNTYNMLMGALERKNMDKAKRKIHQLMIKAETLKPPRQRAVANRNQTRQQSIGLS